The DNA sequence AGCAATGTCCAACTCATTTGGTTTTGGTGGACATAATTCAACGATATTATTCTCGAGGTATGTACCCTAATTATGATGAAGACAAAATATGAATATTCTTTTGGTGTTATTCCTATAAAATTTTTTGGGACTCCTGATAAAAGCACATTAAGGGCTTGTTTTATTTGCCATACTCGAGGGAAACATTGGGGATTTCCTAAAGGACATTCTGAAGATAAGGAAGGTCCTCAAGAAGCCGCAGAAAGAGAGTTAGTAGAAGAAACTGGACTGAGTATAGTTAATTTCTTCCCTAAAGTATTTATCGAGCAGTACTCGTTCAATAACGAAGATCAAATCTTCGTTCGTAAAGAAGTGACTTATTTTCTTGCTGAAGTTCGTGGTGATGTCCATGCAGATCCTATGGAAATTAGCGATAATCAGTGGCTATCTTTACAAGAGGGGTTGCGCTTATTAAGTTTTCCTGAACTACGAGATCTTACTGTAGAAGCAGATAAGTTTATTAATAATTATCTTTTTTCTTCTTAGTTTTTAAGGAGAGGGGATCTCCCCCTCCTTAAAAATTAGTTCACATCGGCAGTTTCTCCAATATAGGATAAATAATCTTCGTGAGCCAGCTGAATCACTTTTTGAGCCTCTTTCTTCCCATAAATGCCTACGATCTCAATTTTTGCAGGACTACCTTTAATTAGATGATCGGGCGTAGCTTTATATGTTAGGAAGTAATGTTGGATCATATCCAATACTGTCCCTGGGCAGTCGGAAATATCTTCGATTTCTGCGAAGACTAGGTCGTCTTCTAGAACGGCAATAATTTTATCATCGGCTTCTCCAGAATCAACGATCCGAAGTCCTCCTATAGGACGTGCTTGTAGTAAAATATTCCCATGATGGATATTTTTTTCTGTAAGCACACAGACATCCAAAGGATCTTTATCTCCTTGGATCCCTTCACGACGTATTTGCTCTCCGCTATATTGCCCAGAGGCTTCTCCACAATATGTTTGAGGAAGCAAACCATAAAGACAAGGACAAAAATTAGAAAATTTTTGAGGTCTATCTACTTTAAGTAGTCCTGTGGTTTTGTCTAATTCAAATTTTACAGAGTCATGAGGGGTAATCTCTATGTAACAACACAGAGATTCATAGTTATCCTGAGTTAACGAGGGGCTGTGCCAAGGATGAGCAACATATAAAACTTTTTTAGACATAAATAACTCTCAACGTGAAATTTTCTATGCTAGCAGTCTAGCGAATTTAGACTAGCATGGAGGAATTTTTAAGAGAAGAGGCAGTTCAGGGCTAATTGACTTTTAATTAAAAGTAAGCAATACTTTTATCTGCTAATTAACCCTTACTAATTTATGAAATATTCGCTTATTTTCAAAGAGCTAAATATAGAGGACTATGAACGTGTTATTGAAGTCAGATGTTCAGAAGTTCGTCTTCACGCAATTATTGCTATTCACCAGACAGCGGTAGGACCAGCTTTGGGCGGTGTAAGAGCTTCCGTATACTCTTCTTTTGAAGATGCATGTACAGATGCTCTTCGCTTAGCTAAGGGCATGACTTACAAGGCTTTAATTAGTGGAACTGATACAGGAGGGGGTAAAAGTGTGATCATTCTTCCTCAAGACCTTCCTTATCTTACTGAAGACATGCTAAGAGCTTTCGGGCAAGCTGTAGATGCCTTGGAGGGTAAATATATATGTGCTGAAGATCTTGGTGTGTCTATAAAAGACATTTCTATAATTGCTCAAGAGACTCCTTATGTTTGTGGGATTGCTGACATCAGTGGAGACCCCTCTATATACACTGCACATGGCGGATTTTTATGCATAAAAGAAACTGCAGAATATCTTTGGGGATCCCCATCTCTTCAAGGAAAAAAGATAGCTATCCAGGGAATTGGATCTGTAGGGCGACGTCTCTTACATTCTTGCTTTTTTGAAGGTGCTGAACTCTATATTTCTGATATTTTAGAAACAGTACTTCTGGATGCCGTGCAACTCTATGGAGCTAAAATTGTTCCTACAGAAGACATCCATGCATTAGAGTGCGATATTTTCACGCCGTGTGCTCGTGGCAATGTGATTCGTAAAGATAATGTTGCTGATTTGCGTTGTAAGGCGATTGTAGGCTTAGCAAACAACCAGCTGCAGGACAGCTCTATTGGTGTCATGCTGCATGAACGAGGTATTCTTTATGCTCCTGACTATTTGGTTAATGCTGGAGGCTTGCTTAATGTCACTGCCGCGATAGAAGGAAAAATCTACGAGCCTAAAGAAGTTCTTAATAAAGTTGCAAACCTTCCTATCGTTCTTCGTCAGCTATACAATCAAAGTAAGATAACTGGAAAAGATCTGGTAGCTTTATCCGATTCCTTTGTAGAAGATAAGTTATTAGCCTATACTTCATAGTGCAATAAGTTATCGGAAAAGACAATATTGAGTTGGCTTTGTATTGCCGTTAGTGTTGTCTCATGGATCTCCTGATTTCCAGAAGCAAGGATCACAGGATGATTATTCAATAATAGAGTTTCTTTGTTATATTCCAGAGGCACTCCTAAGGCATCAGTCACTTTACCTCCAGCTTCTTCCACAAGAAATGCTCCTGGAACGTGGTCCCAAGCACGGGCAGGAGAATGGATAAAGGGATAACGAATGAAAAAATCTACAGCACCTTCAGCGACTAATGCATATTTATATTGACTTTCTAAACGACGAGGACTTGGAGTGTTGGGTAGACCTAGGCTAAGCTTGCGTGTTGCATGATGTTGTTGATTCAACGCAGCTAATGAAGCTTCGCAGAATTGTCTTGTCGGCTTTCTTCCATCATAAAGTATTCGTCTACCTAAATTTTCAGAATGTAAAATAGAAAGCCCGTGGCTTTTGGCTGCTGAGTACACCTTAAATGTATAATTATAAGAAGGACACGCCATTACAGATAGGATGGGTTGGTACTCATAAATGAGGGATACGGCAACAGCAAAAGCACGATGCTTAATAAACCCCGTCGTTCCATCAATAGGATCAACAAGCCAAAATAGAGAGGTTGGAGAAGGGGGAGGAGTTAGATTGGAAAATAAGTCTTCACTGGAGGTCAGAGGAGCTAACTGGTGAGTAAATTTTAAGATTTCTGAGATTTTTTTATGATCTTCGTTAGGACTTAAAACCTCTTCTCCGATAAAGGGAATATCAGGAAAAGCTTGTGCAAGCTCTCGTTTGAGGTAGTATTGACTGCCATAGTCTGCAGCCGTAATAAAGGATCCATCTGGTTTTCCCCAAGAAGGGATTAGGGGACGTTCTTTTCGATAGTTTAACAATTCCGTAATGATTTCCGTAACTACAGACTCTACGATGTTCTGACAGTTAGGTAACTGAAAGGGCATAGAATTTTCCTCAAGTATCTAGATAAGAATGTTAGCAAAAGTTAGGATTATGTTAAACTTCAGGGGAGGGCCCTATAGCTAACTTGGGTCTTGTCTGTTGAAACTTTTCCCTAATAAGTAAGGGGAACTTATGCTAATAAAGCTGTGGCGTGCTACTTATAATGGCATTTATGCATTCTTAGTAGGCGCAGTGCTGAAGTTGCGTTACCGTATGCAAGTTGAAGGCATGAAGACCCTGAATCTTAACCCTAAGCAAGGATGTTTATTTCTTGCGAATCATGTCGCAGAAATTGATCCTGTTATCCTAGAATATCTATTCTGGAGACGGTTTTATGTTCGCCCTATGGCTGTTGAGTACTTATTCCATAGCCGTATTGTTCGGTGGTTTTTAAATTCTGTGCGATCTATTCCTATTCCTCAAGTTGTTCTTGGTAAAGAAAATAAACGCACTTTGGAACGTATAAACAAGTGTTATGAGGAAGCAACAGTAGCTTTAAATAAAGGAGAAAGTATTCTTCTCTATCCTTCAGGGAAGTTATCAAGAACAGGGAAGGAAGAAATTGTTAATCAGTATTCTGCTTATGTGTTATTACATAAAATTGCGGAATGCAATGTAGTTTTGGTAAGAATAGCAGGTTTATGGGGGAGTGCATTTTCTCGTTACAAGCTTGATTCTACACCTAAGTTAGCCTCTGTGTTTAAAAAAGCTTTGCGTTTTTTATTGCGTCGCGGGATTTTTTTTATGCCTAAAAGGTTTGTAAGAATTACTCTATGTCAAGTTGATCACTTTTTCTTAAAGCAATTCCCAACCAGGCAGGATTTAAATACCTTTTTAGCGTCCTGGTTTAATCAAGAGGATGACAATTTGCCAATAGAAGTTCCTTATGCATAACAAGGAAGTCATGAGGTATGCACGGTCAATGGAATAGGCGTCACAACACTCATCATTTAGGGTTGCGGCCTGGATCTACAGTATTAGAAAGTTTTTTAATATTATGTTCTGAATTCGATGAGGCGATTGCCTGTTTTGATGAACATCTTGGAGCTCTTTCCTATCAAGAGATCCGTAATGCTGTGATTGCCGTAGCAATCAAGGTATCTAAATTCCCTGAGGATAGAATTGGGGTTATGATGCCTGCATCTATAGGAGCCTATATTGCCTATTTTGGCATTCTACTCGCAGGAAAAATTCCTGTAATGATGAATTGGAGCCAGGGACTTAGAGAACTTCGTGCGTGTACAAAAACAGCACAAGTAGTTCGAGTTCTAACTTCTCAGCAGCTGGTGAAACATCTAAATGAAGTCCAAGGGTTTATAGAATATCCTTTTGATCTTATCTATATGGAAGATATGCGTAAGCAGCTTTCTTTGTGGGAGAAGTGTTGTGTGGGACTATATTCTAAGTGCTCAATTCCCTGGTTATTTAGAATATTTGGAGTTTCAAGATTGGAGAGCAGTGATATTGCTGTTATTTTGTTTACGTCTGGAACAGAGAAGCTTCCAAAAGCAGTTCCTCTAACGCATAAAAATCTAATCGCTAATCAGAAGGCGTGTTTGAAATTTTTTGATCCGAATAAACATGACGTAATGCTGGCTTTTTTACCTCCTTTTCATGCTTATGGTTTCAATAGCTGTGGTTTATTTCCTTTATTGGTTGGTTTCCCTGTAGTATTTGCTTCTAATCCTTTGAATCCTAGAAAATTAGTTGATCTTATCGATGATAAAGAGGTTTCTTTATTGGGGAGTACTCCTGTATTTTTCGACTATATTTTGAAGACAGCAAAAAAACAAAATTCTTTTTTGGAATCCTTACGTCTTGTTGTTATTGGTGGCGACGCATTGACAGATGATCTCTACGAAGAAACTAAAAGGCTACAACCTAAAATTGCTTTGTATCAAGGATATGGGGCTACGGAATGTTCTCCTGTTATTTCTATTACTACTAAAGAAAGTCCTAGAAAACAAGAATGCGTCGGATTGCCTATCCTAGGTATGGATGTCCTAATCATTTCTGAAGAAACCTATGTTCCTATGTCTTCAGGAGAACAGGGCTTAATCGTTGTCCGTGGAAGCTCTGTATTTTCAGGATATCTAGGGAGTCCCAAACACCAGGGCTTCGTATTATTAGGAGGAGACTGGTGGTATTTGACTGGAGATTTAGGTTACGTAGGTCCTACTGGAGATTTGTTTTTAGAAGGCAGGCTCAGCCGATTTATAAAAATCGGCGGAGAAATGGTAAGTTTAGAAGCATTGGAAAGTATTTTGTATCAGTATTTTGCAGATAACCAGTCTCATTATGATCACGGCTCCCTAGTAGTTTGTGGTGTCCCTGGAGATAAGGTAAGATTATGTTTATTTACCACCTTCCCTATAACAATACATAAAGTAAATGATATCTTAAAAAACGCTGAAACTAGTAGCATAGTCAAGATATCCTATGTACATCAGATTAAAAGCATTCCTATTTTAGGAATTGGGAAACCTGATTATGCTTCGTTAAATGCTTTGGCTGTTTCATTATTTGGTTAGATAGCTTTTTTCTGAAATAGGTTAACACATGGTGAGTTTGCAAGGAGAGTTTTTTGACTACCAGTGGTGTTGTAGATTTTGTAACAAATGATTTTCTAGGGTTTGCACGCTCTCCCACAATATGTTGTGAGGTAAATAAGCGGTTTTATGTGCATTGCCATAAGTTCCCTAATGAGAAATTAGGGACTTGTGGGTCTCGTCTTATGATAGGATCTTCTCGAGTTATAGATGATCTTGAGGTTAAAATAGCTGATTATCACGGAGCTCCCAATGCGTTTTTGGTAAATAGTGGCTATATGGCTAATCTTGGCCTATGTTATCATTTATCCCGATCCAATGATGTGCTTCTATGGGATGAAGAAGTACATATGTCTGTGGTACACAGTGTATCGGTAATTGCTGGACAGCACCATGCCTTTCACCATAATGATCTGGAGCACTTGGAGTCCTTATTACAGCGCTATAGAACGGGCTCAACAGGAAGAATTTTTATCTTTGTATCTTCTGTATATTCTTTTAAAGGGACTTTAGCTCCTCTTGAGGAAATAATAACACTTTCAAAAAAATATCACGCTCATCTAGTCGTAGATGAAGCCCATGCTATGGGAATTTTCGGAGAACAGGGAAAAGGGTTCTGCCATGCATTAGGTTACGAAAATTTTTATGCTGTATTGATTACCTTTGGGAAAGCTATGGGGACAATGGGAGCCTCCTTATTAACTTCATCAGAGGTGAAATATGATCTGATGTGCAACTCCCCACCTTTGCGTTATTCTACGTGTCTATCACCATATGCCTTAATTTCTATAGACACCGCTTATGACTTTCTAGCTTCTGAAGGAGAAAAAGCTCGCGAACAGCTTTTCAAGTTAAAAGAGCATTTTAGTAGGTATTTCTCCTCCCATGCTCCAGGCTGTGTCCAGCCTATATTTTTAAGGCAGACCTGTTTGGAAGAAGTAATATCAGTATTAGAAAAGGCGAATATACGTGTCGGTCTTGTGGCTTTTGCTAAATATCCTTTCTTACGTGTAAACCTACATGCCTATAATACTGTAGATGAAGTGAGCCAACTTGCCCAAATTATGAAACAGTACTTAGAAAAAAGTAGTCGTAGGGTCCACATCAATCATGAATTTCACCTTTGGCGAGAGCTTTGCCAACATTAAGGCATGGTGTAGCTTTTTATTTACAGAAATTATATGTGTACTCTTAATTAAAAATTGATAACGGAATATATCCTTAACTTTAAAGTGGCCGCAGGGAGTAACTTGCATAAGTTGACTCGTGTTTTCTAAGTGCTCTTTTAAATTTATATAAACTCGGTTTGCTTCTTTCCAGGTCTGCTTGGGACATTTCCCCATAAAAATGCAACGGACAAGGCGAACAAAGGGAGGATAATCACAAACTTCGCGACCTGAAATTTCTTGATTGTAAAATGCAGAGTAATCTTCACGCATAGCACAGTGAATAGTCGGATGATCAGGAAGAAACGATTGAATAAGGACTTCTCCTGGTAAGTAGCTACGCCCGGATCTTCCTGCTACCTGTGTGATAAGTTGGAAGACTTGCTCAGAAGCTCTGAAATCAGGGATGTATAGTCCAGAATCTCCATTTAGGATAATTGCCAAGGTCACTGCAGAGAAATGCATGCCTTTCGCGATCATCTGCGTTCCAATAAGAACATCAGCTTTTCCCGTTGCGAATTGTTTGAGCAAGGCCTCATGGCTTCCCTTCAGTTTTGTCGTGTCAGAGTCAATGCGGAGTGTACGTATCTGGGGGAAAATTTGTTGAAGTACTTTTTCTATTTTTTCTGTTCCGGAGCCCCTATATTGTAATGTCATTGTTCCAAGACATTTTGGACATGATTGTGGGAGATCTTTAGGTGAAGAGTTGCATAGATGGCAGAGAAGAACATTCGCATATTTATGGAACGTTAACACCATATCGCAGCGGGGGCATTTTAATGTGTGTTTGCATACTTTACACGAAACATTTGTATGATATCCTCGACGATTAAAGAAAACCAATACTTGCTCTCCTACTTGAAGGCGTTCATTTATTTTCTGCAATGCAGGTTGCGAAAATAATGTTTTAGCTTTTGATTTTTCTCGCTCTAAGTTCATATCGATAAGGGAAACTTTTGGAGGATAAGCAGCTCCGGCTCTCGAAGAAAGATGTGATAAGATGTACTTCCCAGATAGGGCGTTAGTATAGCTCTCTAAGCTTGGAGTCGCACTTCCTAAAATCACAGTAGCACGGTTGAGTTTTCCACGCATTACAGCAACGTCTCGAGCATGATAACAGGGAGGACTTTCTGTTTGTTTATAGGCAGGGTCATGTTCTTCATCTACAATAATTAACCCGAGATTCTTCATAGGACAGAAAAGAGCTGAGCGAGGCCCTATCAGAATGCGTAAAGATCCTTCAGAAGCTCGAAGCCACGTGCGACTTTTATCGCTATCGCTCAGCTTATGATGAAGCACACCTACTTTCTTGCCAAATCGAGCTTTAAATAGTGTGACTGTTTGTACTGTTAGAGCAATTTCTGGAACAAGAAGAATAGTACTTTTCCCTTGCTTTAACGCTTCGGTGGTTGCTCTAAGATAGATTTCTGTTTTCCCACTTCCTGTAATTCCAAAAAGTAGGTGAGTATGAAATTGTGATGTTTGTAGTGAATAAGAAATCTTATTTAAGGCCTCTTCCTGCTGAGGATGTAATTCCTTAAGCTCAGGAAGAAAAAAGGTTAAGAGGTCTTCTTGAAGTTCTAATTGTCCTGCGTCCACGATATCAACAATACCAAGCTTTTCAAGAGAATGGATGGGAGATTGTGAAACTTGAGCTTTCTCCATAAGGGAGGATAAACCTAAAGCAGATGTATTTTTTAATAAAATTTTTAATACAGATCCTTGAGAAGGATGAGTACCTTCTAGCTCCGAGAGTAGTTCCCTTACTTTTGCTTTGCTCACCTTTAAAACAACACGATACTGTTGTTTAGGTTGGATGATATTTGAGGAAATGCTAGGGAGGAATAACCTTAAAGTCTTGCCTAAAGGAGCAAAGTAGTACTGACTCATCCAGAATAGTAAGTCAAGAAGGTCTTGAGGAAGGATAATTGCTGATTCAGGAACTCCTAAAATAGGTAGAACTTGTTGACAACGCGTAGTTGCTTTTACCTGATAGACAATACCGACTTTTTTTGCTCCGCGTAGCGAGACAATAACGGAGGTTCCTTTAGTGATGTGTTCTAATTTTTCAGGAACACCATAATCGAGTACCTTATTGATATTAGAACCTACGACGACTTCGGCGTATAAGCGAAAGGTAAGCGATTCAGTATAGCCCATAGATTTCGTTTTAGCTGAGCATCTTTTTCATACTCTAGTGAAGAATAAAGTGGAAGAAAGATACATTCATTTTGTCTCAGAGATTGATGATAATCAGTTGAAGGAATTTTATAGCGGATCACATTTAAAGGAGCTAGAGCTAAAAAAAGACTAGTGCTGTTTAGGAAAATATCAGTACTAGAATGAATCAAAGTTAACTTTGTAGGAAAAAGCTGAGAGGTAAGAATTTTTGCTAGTCTATTGAAGAAAAGGACTTCTTGGTTGTTGTCTTCATAAACAAAAATAGAACAAGGAATTTTCGCAGTGGGAAGAACATAACCCTGTAACACATGATACTTTTCTTTTAAAATATGATCTTTTGAAAGGTCTGGATGAAGAGGGACACAATACCAGTCCGTGGATTTAGATTGTTCCTTACCGGGATGCATAGGTGGAGGCAATGCTATCGGAGAGGATTTTGTAGTAAGCATTTCCGGAGGCTGCTTAGAAGTAAGTTTAGGTTCCTCGGGACTTATTAGGGTATCACGAAGCTCTAAGTCTAATAGAGACGAAAGATTAGGGTAAGGCTGCTCAAAATAACGATTTAAAAGTTCACAGATCGTGTCATGAAGATTTTGAGAGTTTTCCATAACTAACGGAAGATGCTAAAGAAAGGGTTAATTTTTCGATTTCTTTTGATGGAGAAGTTCTGTATAAAGAAGAATTTCTATTCTTATTTTATCCTAAATCAGATAATAGTATCACCATACTCAGCAAACTTATACCATACGTTTTTTAAAGGATATAGTAACATGAAATTTTGGTTGCAAGGATGTGCTTTTGTCGGTTGCCTGTTATTGACTCTACCTTGTTGTGCTGCGCGAAAGCGTGCTTCTGGAGAAAATTTTCCACAAACTCGCCCTGTAGCAGTAGCAAGTATAAAATGGGAGAGTTATTCGGGGGCTCTTCAGTCTTCTAAACACGATGGCAAACCTGTGTGTCTGTTTTTCACAGGGTCAGATTGGTGTATGTGGTGCACGAAAATGCAGAAGGAAATTTTACAAACTTCTGAGTTTGCAAATTTTTCCAATAAATATCTTCATATGGTTGAAGTTGATTTTCCTCAGAAGAACAACCAGTCAGAAGAACACCGTCACCAAAATAGGGAACTGAAAGTTCAATATAAAGTTACTGGATTCCCTGAAATGGTCTTTATAAATGCAGAAGAAGAAGTACTAGCTCGTATGGGATTTGAACCTGGTGGTGCAAATTCCTATATAAAGAAGGTGAAGTCTGCTCTTAACATGCATTAATAAAAACCTTGAAGGCTCAGGTCAAGCCCGGGCCTTTTTTGTAGGACAAGATATTCATTTGTTCTAAGAGCCTTATAACATAATAATTTTGTGCATAAAAAAAACTGACTAATAAGTCTTTTAATCTTCAGCATCGAGGTATTCAGAGACAATCTTAGCAACTCTCGATAGAGCACTTGTAGAAAGAGAATCATAGTGAAGAAGCTCTTGTTCTGGTACAGGAATTTTATTACCAGGAGGCTTCTTTCTATCAGGGTCTAAAAAAGGAGCAGCGAAACAGGTTTCCTTGTTAAAAAGACCGTCTCCAATCAAGTTGTCGTTATTATCAGAGTTGTAAATGAAAATTTCTGGGCACAATAGTTTCTCGCTGTACTTCGTAGAATCGATGTTCCAACCTAGTAATTTCACGATACAGGCTAGTGGTTTATAAAATTGAAAGGCTACGTCAGCAAAGGATCGGGGACCTCGATCTTTGATAAGGATCCATTTTATCTTGTCACTGCCGTCAGTAATCTCACGATCTAAAGCTGCAGCTTGGATGCTAGTTCCCAGAGAATATCCATAAGCAATAATTTGATTAGCTTTAGGGCCTTGGTTTTCATCTCTTAGATAACGTACACATGCCTGGTAGGACTTAATTAGGTTTTCTCGTGTCACTGACCCACGACTGGACATGACGCCAGGATAATTGAACATAAGAATATTAGATCGAGTGGCTTTCGCTAGCTCGAGTACATCGGATTCTTCATTGAAGTGTTTTTCTATAGTTCCACAATTTCCTTGAGAGAAAAGAATCCATCTGTTGGGGTGAGCGTTAGGGATCTCTATAGACAAACTGTCTATAGTTAGGTCATCGTATTGCATAACAACATGCTTGAATGATGAGATTTCCTTAACGTTCAGGAGATGTTGTAGATTCGAGTTAGAGGATATTTTTATATTTTCTACAGTTTTTGGTGATAGTCTCTCAGATATAAAGCTAGCAGGGAGAATCGCAAATTGACATAATTTTTCCAGCACCCAAAATATTCCTAAAGGAATAAGTAGAATGGTACAAATAATCAATTTGACGATGTTCCAGATTATCTTTATAATCTTAAACAACCTAGGATGGTTCAAACGTCTTTCCCAAGCTATACGAGCGTTGTTTGAGGAAAACATTATTACCGGAGGCTGAGATCCGGTTATATTAATGGGATAGCTCAAGCGTGTGCGTGAGTCTGGTACATATGTCATAGGTAGATCCAAGGTTTGCAGAGAAGATTATAAATGGAGTGTTGATTTTCTCTAATACTTTTATCTCGAAAGGCTATCCAAAATTTGAAGCGACAAATGAGCTATTGTATTTGTATCGAGAGGACTCGTATGAGATAAACCTACCTCTCCTATGAAATATTTGTTTTTGGCATGTTGAGAATTTTTTATCGCATGGGCCAGAGTAAACTCTGGAGGGAAATAGTTGTCGTGCTGAATTACAGATCTGTCCAGGGGATTTGCAGGATAAATAAAAATCTCGGGACATGGAAGATTAAAGCTATTTTTTGTTGTGCTTATACCCCACCCACAAATATTTGTTATTATTTCTGCTAACTTCCCACAGTAAAGCAATGCAGCAGACGCTATAGAGAGGGGGCAGCGATCTTTGATTGCTACCCAACGGACCTCCTTATCCTCAAGCAAATTTTCATTTCGCAAAGCTTCAGATTGCACTAAGCCTCCTAAAGAATAGCCGTAGGTAATGATTTCCTTTGCTCCGCAGCCCTGTTTTGTATCTTTGAGATATTTTGCACATATATTATGAGCTGATCCCAAGGTTTTTAGGTCAACTGTTCCGGTGCTCGACATTATCTCAGGATAGTTATAAATGAGGATATTGGCATGTATTGATTTAGCTAAATCCCTCCAGGATACGAACATTTTACTATGGACTATTTCTTCCAAGCTACAGTCGTTTCCTAAGGAAATGAGTAACCATCGATCCGGTTTAGCATTTTGCAGACTTATTTCTAGAGTATCGATAAGAATATTATCTTGTTCGATAGGTGTTCTTCTAATATAGGCAACCTCAGGTTTCTTAGAATACTTTTCCAGAGCACTTAGATAATCAGCTCGTTTAAAAGCGCTAGTATCGGTTTTTTTCTTAAAAATTCTGAAAATTTTATTAGGAGCATATGGAAGCACTCTGTTTGCGCATACTGATTGAAACAACCAGTAAATTCCTAAAGGCAAGATAATCAGCCCTATTAGAATTTTAAAAATCTTAACAATAAGTTGAACAATTTCTGTAAACAGAGGATGTTTTTTTTTTAAATTGCTCAGTTGTTTAGCTCCGTGCGAGGAAAAATAGGTTGCTTTTGGAGGTGGTGAGGGATTTAAAATATCCCCGGCAAATGTATTGCTTGGAGGGGTTGTTATAGAATAAGAACTCATAAAATTTTATATTTATGCTATTTAAAAATAAATAACAAAAATTATAACTGTTTAATTATAAAATAGCTATTTTTAATTAAATCTCATGAAAAAATGAATTTTTTAAATAAAATATTTTCTTAAATACCAGGCATGTTATCTGAAAACATAGGGTTAAACCTTTACCTGTACGTTCACAAGAAGCTCTAAATATTGTAAATAATGAGATAACGCATTTTTGAAAAACGGCTGATTTTGCTTATCTTGGCATTTAATATTACGATGAAAACTTAGTTTCTATAGTAAGATCTCTAAGTTTGTTATCGGTTCTTATATCTTTGTTCACAGAGAGAAATTATTTAATAAAAGATATATGAACAGGATGGTTATGAATTGGAGGACCAAGGGAGCTAAATAAGTTTAGTTGATCAGATGAAATATCGAGATCATTGTGAGCAATTTTTATTCCAATAGGCAAGTGCTAGCGATAGAAAATAGCAAGGAAATCAGAATCTTAGGAGAAACGTTGCCTTGTAGCAAACTAGTATTTTATCACGTTAAGATTTCAAGCTCGTTTCAGCGCTTCGAAAGGTT is a window from the Chlamydia serpentis genome containing:
- the priA gene encoding primosomal protein N'; the protein is MGYTESLTFRLYAEVVVGSNINKVLDYGVPEKLEHITKGTSVIVSLRGAKKVGIVYQVKATTRCQQVLPILGVPESAIILPQDLLDLLFWMSQYYFAPLGKTLRLFLPSISSNIIQPKQQYRVVLKVSKAKVRELLSELEGTHPSQGSVLKILLKNTSALGLSSLMEKAQVSQSPIHSLEKLGIVDIVDAGQLELQEDLLTFFLPELKELHPQQEEALNKISYSLQTSQFHTHLLFGITGSGKTEIYLRATTEALKQGKSTILLVPEIALTVQTVTLFKARFGKKVGVLHHKLSDSDKSRTWLRASEGSLRILIGPRSALFCPMKNLGLIIVDEEHDPAYKQTESPPCYHARDVAVMRGKLNRATVILGSATPSLESYTNALSGKYILSHLSSRAGAAYPPKVSLIDMNLEREKSKAKTLFSQPALQKINERLQVGEQVLVFFNRRGYHTNVSCKVCKHTLKCPRCDMVLTFHKYANVLLCHLCNSSPKDLPQSCPKCLGTMTLQYRGSGTEKIEKVLQQIFPQIRTLRIDSDTTKLKGSHEALLKQFATGKADVLIGTQMIAKGMHFSAVTLAIILNGDSGLYIPDFRASEQVFQLITQVAGRSGRSYLPGEVLIQSFLPDHPTIHCAMREDYSAFYNQEISGREVCDYPPFVRLVRCIFMGKCPKQTWKEANRVYINLKEHLENTSQLMQVTPCGHFKVKDIFRYQFLIKSTHIISVNKKLHHALMLAKLSPKVKFMIDVDPTTTFF
- a CDS encoding CPn0927/CPn0928 family alpha/beta hydrolase fold protein; this encodes MSSYSITTPPSNTFAGDILNPSPPPKATYFSSHGAKQLSNLKKKHPLFTEIVQLIVKIFKILIGLIILPLGIYWLFQSVCANRVLPYAPNKIFRIFKKKTDTSAFKRADYLSALEKYSKKPEVAYIRRTPIEQDNILIDTLEISLQNAKPDRWLLISLGNDCSLEEIVHSKMFVSWRDLAKSIHANILIYNYPEIMSSTGTVDLKTLGSAHNICAKYLKDTKQGCGAKEIITYGYSLGGLVQSEALRNENLLEDKEVRWVAIKDRCPLSIASAALLYCGKLAEIITNICGWGISTTKNSFNLPCPEIFIYPANPLDRSVIQHDNYFPPEFTLAHAIKNSQHAKNKYFIGEVGLSHTSPLDTNTIAHLSLQILDSLSR
- a CDS encoding aminotransferase class I/II-fold pyridoxal phosphate-dependent enzyme gives rise to the protein MTTSGVVDFVTNDFLGFARSPTICCEVNKRFYVHCHKFPNEKLGTCGSRLMIGSSRVIDDLEVKIADYHGAPNAFLVNSGYMANLGLCYHLSRSNDVLLWDEEVHMSVVHSVSVIAGQHHAFHHNDLEHLESLLQRYRTGSTGRIFIFVSSVYSFKGTLAPLEEIITLSKKYHAHLVVDEAHAMGIFGEQGKGFCHALGYENFYAVLITFGKAMGTMGASLLTSSEVKYDLMCNSPPLRYSTCLSPYALISIDTAYDFLASEGEKAREQLFKLKEHFSRYFSSHAPGCVQPIFLRQTCLEEVISVLEKANIRVGLVAFAKYPFLRVNLHAYNTVDEVSQLAQIMKQYLEKSSRRVHINHEFHLWRELCQH
- a CDS encoding CPn0927/CPn0928 family alpha/beta hydrolase fold protein, giving the protein MTYVPDSRTRLSYPINITGSQPPVIMFSSNNARIAWERRLNHPRLFKIIKIIWNIVKLIICTILLIPLGIFWVLEKLCQFAILPASFISERLSPKTVENIKISSNSNLQHLLNVKEISSFKHVVMQYDDLTIDSLSIEIPNAHPNRWILFSQGNCGTIEKHFNEESDVLELAKATRSNILMFNYPGVMSSRGSVTRENLIKSYQACVRYLRDENQGPKANQIIAYGYSLGTSIQAAALDREITDGSDKIKWILIKDRGPRSFADVAFQFYKPLACIVKLLGWNIDSTKYSEKLLCPEIFIYNSDNNDNLIGDGLFNKETCFAAPFLDPDRKKPPGNKIPVPEQELLHYDSLSTSALSRVAKIVSEYLDAED
- the dsbH gene encoding disulfide reductase DsbH, whose translation is MKFWLQGCAFVGCLLLTLPCCAARKRASGENFPQTRPVAVASIKWESYSGALQSSKHDGKPVCLFFTGSDWCMWCTKMQKEILQTSEFANFSNKYLHMVEVDFPQKNNQSEEHRHQNRELKVQYKVTGFPEMVFINAEEEVLARMGFEPGGANSYIKKVKSALNMH